CCAGAAGATGAAGAACGGGCACGTTCAGCGCTTGGAAGCCTTGCGGGACTTGTCTCTTGCGCCCTTCACGGCCACGGACCCGTCGCTTGCCAGTTCCACCATCTCTCGGCCTTGTCCAGCGAGAACCTGATCAAGGCGAAGGTCCCGGCGGGTCTGGTCGATGCGTGACGCCCATTCTGCCCTGACCACGGCTTGTTCGTGCAGATTGAGTGAGTCGTACTCGCTCTGACCGTCCAATACCGCCTGAACATCCGCCAGCGTGATGCTCGGGCCACGCTCCAATTCGCGGCCGATCCGCGCCCAGTGCGCGATCTGCTGTGCGGTGCTGCGGCTCATTCGCTGGCCAGTCGAACGAGCGCTTTCGGTCAGTTCTGCATCTAGCCGCATGGGGCTGTTGGATCCCGGCATGGCGTATTCTCCA
This genomic interval from Banduia mediterranea contains the following:
- a CDS encoding TA system antitoxin ParD family protein; protein product: MPGSNSPMRLDAELTESARSTGQRMSRSTAQQIAHWARIGRELERGPSITLADVQAVLDGQSEYDSLNLHEQAVVRAEWASRIDQTRRDLRLDQVLAGQGREMVELASDGSVAVKGARDKSRKASKR